GACTAAGGAGCAGAGGCGGGCAGCTAAATTTCACTCCAAATTAGTAAATGCTgtcagctcccccccccccatcatgaatggaaaactagaaaacacaaaTTTGTGTTTCCTTCTTATTTAATCATAAATAATTAAACCCCGTTCTGGTCCACAGAGAGAAAGCCAGGCCTTGGCTACACTTCTGAATTTTCCAGACAAGAAGGATTTCCCCTGGGCATCTGTGACAGGCTGTGCtgcccaggggagggggcggcagaGAGAAGAACCACGGATGCTCCCTGACAAGGAACCCGAGCGAAGGTGGCACAGGCTGGAAGCACAGCCGTTACCACCCCAGACAGCCGGACCCTTCTTCCGTAGGAACAAGGCTAACTTCTAACAAGCCAAGGATGTGGCTTCCAAaagtttagaaaattattttggccAAACACTGTGATTTTGGTGACCATTACACTCCACATATATGGTGTCTGAGTTCTTAAATCAAAGATCCTTTGTTTctacatttctcaaaagaaaagaaaaagccatcacCCACTCTTACTTAAAAACCAAACTGAACCGAACAAAGACGCCCACCAGATGCCATGCCTTGGCCAGGCCTCCTTCAATGACCTCCTTTCTTCACACAGCATGGCGATAAGATTGCAAACATCTAAGACGACTCACAAGTCGCCAGAAAGAAATGAGCTCAGACTTGTATTTTCAACTTCATTTCCTGCCAGTAAAAGGGAATATCCTTCCTGTCAGATCCGGGGAGCAGGTGATTGTGGGGTTCCAGCTGTGACCCACACACCAAAAGCTGGTCCCTGGTCCTTTTACCTCTTTTCCTGAAGGTTGCAGGGTTTTGAAAATGCAATGACATGAATCTTCAGATCGTAAGCCTAGCTTGGACATGAGAAATACCCCTGGCCCGGTGAAACAAGTCTGAGAAATTTCCAAATATCATTCCTTAAAGATTGGGGTGTTGGATGAGCTGCTGATATTGGGTCATCCTCAATGAACAGGACTGGAAGGTAAAACCTCTAGAAGGAAAAGCTCTGCTTCTCTAGGTGAAGCACAGTTtcaagaccaaaaaagaaaaagaaaattaaaacagaaagaatgaaaatcacGGCAAATAGTAGTTCCCCCACCAAGCTCTTTTTGTTAAACGCATTTCTACCAACATGGTGGGTCTGACTGTGTGATgatttctacccccccccccccaaagggaaagagaaaggaaacatttttatggaCTCGCAATTTCACTGTGCCCCAGTACACTTTGTTTTTCGAAATCACAGCTGACTATTGAAAACGAATTCCTGAACTCAGGTTTTGTAAgtgagattttaaattttaatgaagtaaataCGAAAATACACCAACTAGGAACAGAAAGCGATTTTATAATGCAGGTTTTGACATTTATTTCAGCAGCTGTAGAAGAACAACTCCTACATATTTCTGTAAGGTTTTCTAGCTCTTGTCTTAAGACATAACAGTAACTGTAGTAACAACAAAAGAGTAACTCTTCTTGGGTACCGGGCACTGAGGTCGGTATGATCTTATTCCCGTCTTACTGGTGACGAGACTGAGGCTTACACAggtgaagtaagccagtcacacAGTTAGCAAGCAGGGGAGTCGGGATCTGAACTTCAAATATAAATCCAGAGAAGTGACTGTGACATTTAGGCACCTAAGTTTCCTTGACCAGTTTTTTTTACATAAGGTATGAATTTCTATTTGAGAAATACAGACAGACTGGGAAGACCTGTGAGGCTGGATGCACACAGGTTTTGGGAAACCTTTGACGGTTACATTGAACgtcatgagaaataaaataccattaCATGAAATCTAATATGCACTCTTTGGTACActccccacccactgcccctAGCTCTCCACCCCGTAAGTAGTAGCTTATTCACAAAGATCAGATGGATGTGAAATGCCAGTCTCCTGAGGGAATAGCAGCATGGCTGGTTAAGAGACACAGTCATATCCTGACTGGACTCCTGCAGTCACAGGGGACATCCTGCTCCCACCCCTGGCTTTGATTAGCTCACATTTCTTACGAGGGGTAGAGCAGGGATTTTTACAAGAATTAGGTCCTttgattcatcttttctttcttagctCAAGATTACATCTTTTTTAGCACATGGTGGAGTCTGATTTTTTTGGAAGCCGCTCTCCTAACTTGGAGCACGGAGTAGCCACACACAGGGGTAAAGGGTAGGCGACATGGATGCCATGTGGTGTCCCCAACAAGGCATGAGCACCACTGGGGGCCAGCCGTGACACTGTGCATTCATCAGAAGACCCAGCACAATGAGCAGTGGTGGCAGAACTTGCTTAGAGTGGGGAATTAAACCGGTAGAGATGTAGTGCCTTTTCTCAAGTTCTACTTCCCAGAAGCCAGAGCCGCGGGTTCTTCATGGGAGAAAGACTGGAGTCCCTACCTTCTTGGGAGCGGGGCTGATAGGCTTAGCCTCAGCAGTTGCCCCTTCCAAACCTTGGGGGGCAATGCCCAAAGAGAAGTTTGAATTCTGGGATTTGAGAAGTCCTGATTTCACCACATACATTCACCCTTTGCCAAACACTTCTTCGGTCTAAACTTTTCTTGACAATTCCTTCCCAAATggcatgtgtttttttaaaaatgagcatatCTGctgggtaaataaataaatcaatttgaaGACAAATAAAACACAAGGAATTTCTGGTCCCAGGTAGAAGGATCAATCATGAGCAAAGAGAACAGCAGAAAGCAGTCTCGGTGTTCAATGACCACCAGTAAACTAATGTATTTGGTTTGGCCCCAACCCACCAAACATGTTCAGCTAATGGAGTGAACACTTATTCCTGCATGTTCTCAAACCAAGAGATTGAGTCTTCATTTAAGTACCCAATTCGTCCAAAGATTTCAGGGAATAGACCTGTGTCTGGAATGAATGAGCTTCTTTCTGGTAAACCAACTTCCAGAAAGAACTCACAGGAGCCATCAGGCTAGATAGCTCACCCGGACCATGCTGGTCCCCTCCGCCATCTGCTCAGCTCTTTTGGACAGCACCAGCAGTTTTGCCTATTGCAATTTGGAGCACTGGGGTTAAGTTCTGAAAGCACAAAGGACCCATTCTGGGTCACTAGGGTAGCACTGTCTCGTGGCCTCTTGGAGCAAACTCATTCGCCCAGACCGTGATGAGCAGGGCATTTCAGAGCTAGAGTGGGTCCAAAGAGCAGGGGGTAGGAAGGACCCAAGACAATGCAGGGGTCAGACCAGAGACTGGGAGAGGGTCGGGGGGAGACTGAGCTCAATCACTGTAGGCTGGAGAGGGGAGATGTTACTACATACCTTGTAGAcctccagggcagaggggcaggttCAGGGGTGGCTAAGAAAGGTTATAGAAAGAATAAAGGACTTCGGAATCAGATGAGCCAGGGTTTGAACCTGGTTCTGCCACTACCTGGCTGAGTGACCTCGGcaggttacttaatctctctggactctggtattaattctttgaaagGGGAATAATAGTATAGGCCCATGACCTCTTATGTCCAATTTGCAAATCCAAACAAGCTCTAAAAAACCAGCTTTGTCATAACTTACTTGGCAGCAAACCTCACGAGACCAGGCATGAAGTCCTTCTTGATGTAATGATCCCACTTGATGAAACTAACTCCTCTTCAGTTTTATAAGCAGAAGTCTAATGCGGTGATGGGGGTAGCTCGGGACCCTgtctggggcggggcggggcgtggTGGTTACGTAATAGCATATGCATTGcaatgcttttataaataatagtatATACACATTATGGCTTTTCTTAAGTCAGAAAAATTCTGAATAGATCTGGCCTCAAGGGTTTGGATAATTTGTGTTACATCTCAGAAGACTGGTgggaggaataaatgagaaaaggaaaaaggagaaaatgtgtgtgaAGTCACTAGTATGGTACACAGCTTTAAGGTAACTTGTAGCTACCATGATTAGGCTTCTGTCACCAGAGAATGTTCAGGAAATATGGTAGTAGAGATAATGCTCTGCAAGGTGCTCCACGTTAAGCTTTAGTACTGTCACACAGCCAGCTGGATCCCTACAGGTTATATAACCTGTGCCTGCCTGTGCGAAAGGGAAACACTGTATACTCCTGAAGGAGAGCCCTCTGTCACCTGGGCCTGTGACAGAATTTTTCTACCAGTTGCCAACACATGGTCTTCTACTATGGAGCAAAGAGGGCATCCCCAGTGAAGACTACTTTAGCATGGAATAAGCCACCAAGCTCTCTTTCATGAATATTATgctgacatcatttttttttttctgtctaggacttttttttcatgatatttgaagataatagaggagagagaaaaaaagacccaGCCAATAATCTTTATAATAATGTAACGATCACCTCCTGTGCAACCTTAATTCAAACTGACAATTGAAGCTGAAACTCGTTggaaattttatctttataagaTATGTAACTATCACATCTTTCCACATATTAAAAACATGAGCAGACGCTCCAAGTTATGGAACTCAATATCCACACCTTCTCCTTTACCACTCCCCATAATGTCCCACTGGGCAACTTATCTGACTTGGTAGATCAGTTCAACATCTGGCATGAAAATGGATACTATTTTGAAAAACCAAAGTAATCATCACCTAACTAACTGGGTTTCTCCGTCATGCCTAGAATTTGGACGTGAAACCAGGATATCCAATAATAGACACCAGGCACTAAAGTGAGAACTGTTGACAGCCTTAATATGAAAAGACATTTGGAAAGATCCGGATTTTAACGTCAATAAAATGTTTGGGTTTTCCTCCCAAACTTGATCCTCAGGGGTGTGTTAGGCTAGTGCACCTGCTGGaatgcttcctttcttctctacGCCATCAACAGAAGGCACACGTGTGTTCACTCTTGGGAATATGGCCTCCCACACGACACACAGCCTTTGTCAACATGCATGGCAACATGCCTTCAGAAGTTCTTATGCTGAGGAAGAGCTCAACAGAAGCTGGTGGAATGGACTCATTAAAGTGGGAAGACTTTTCTTCCATCAATTCATGGATGAAGGCAGCTCTTTGTTGTCTGGCTTCAAACcaactctttcattttgttttaaatctcttcCTTTAATCCACCCTAATCTTATTTAAGTACCTCAAACATAccaagtttcttttccttttgggccTTCCTTGGTGCCCTTCCTTCTCACTGGAACAATTGCCCCTACCCCCTGAACCCAACTTTACTCCTTCAGTTCAAAGCTTGGATAGTAGTTTCCTAAGAAAGGAAGACTTCCCTTATACCCCCAGTGAGTTGATCTTCCTTGATCTGTGCTCTTACAGATTTTCATGCTTCTCTGCCATGAAATTGCCATGTTCGTCTGAAGTAAGTTTCTCTTACTGAGCTGTAAGTTCCCTAAGGGCAGGAACTGCATCTGCCTTGCTCACCTCTGTATGAGCAAAAGTCACACAGATCCTATTTAAGTGGAacttcttcctttaaaatctcCTAAGAGCCAACAAGATacaatttccaaaatatttttcctaacaACTGTTTTTTGAAAATGacagtatcattttaaaaatatctttctccatctttgAAAGGCAGggaaactaaaagcaaaaacaagtttATCTTTGCAACACCTGGGGAATGGTTGGAGAGAATTAGTagatttctctttccctattACATCTTCGCTCTCAGTGGATTCTCCTTGCCTTAGGTTTTAGGAATCCAGCATGTCATCAACATGATTTCCACCGGAGGagaagttaaaaattatatttttcatcaccTGATATCAAATCATCACGCTGAGTCATGCAACAGACCAGCTGAGTCACCTCTACTGGTGGGACATGTGGAGTAGCACAATAGGAACTTAGCAACATCTCCATTCGCCAAACCAAAGTTGGAGCCAACGGTTCTAACCCTGGCCATGAATCGTCCAGTTTGGCTGCTCAGAGTGATGTGTCAGCCTCCTCCTTGATTACGAACTTAGAGGCTGACTAGCCAAGCAACACTCCAAACATTACCAggcatggagagaaagaaaatcacatttttcatTCGGTTCCTTTCAATCCATGTCATAATTCTGGGAAGCCCTGCCACCTACTTTAAATGTTCTAGAGATAAACATGAAGGAATGAGGTGCACACGCATCATTTTCACGACTGTGTTCAGTACAATAATTAGACAGCTGCAGTATGCAGACTTGCATGGATGGATTACCATCTTACCAAAGTGGCAGAATCAACCCTATGGAATGGGATGTAGGGGAGGACATTGGAGGGAAGTGCTGGGAAAAGTAGTCCTGGGCTGCTGGGATGCTGAGGGAAAACATTAGAACCCTGTCTTATTTTAAGCCTGGTGGGGAAGATCAAAAGACTGCAGCAGGTCAGGGAACAGAGGAAAgtgttgaaatgtttttaatcttgttCACAtgggagaaataaaggaagggaaCAATATGGTGGGAGGCTCAATTAAGAAGAGGAGtaaagggcatctgggtgcctcagtcagttaagcatctgactcttgatctcagctcaggtcttgatctcagggtcatgagttgaagccctgcattgggctccacactgggcgtggagcctacttaaaaacaaaacaaaacaaaaaaagtggagtgaagaaaaatgaaaatacccaCTGAGCACATGCACTTGCAGGAAGGTTctataataaataacataaaggGAGGGTTAGGTAGGTAGAGCCAGCTATAACTGACAGGAGAGCCATGGTATCTACCTCCTATGTGAGCAGAAGTTGATGAGATGCCTGAAGAACCTTCCTCTGCCAGACTTTGGGCTCTTGTGCAGGCCCTTTACAGTCACTTACACATGAAGTAGGCTCCTCAGATTGGGCTGAATTCAAGTGGTATAAAACCTTTTTCTAGGATACCATGCAGAATGCCCATTGGCATCTCTGTGCCAAGCTAGCCCACAAGAATTTGAAATGAACTTGACAACTAAGGATCTTTGGGAAAAGCCAACTGGTCACtattaagcacacacacacacaaaatcctcCCTTGCAAGTTTTCTTTGCCTCACTTAGCTGGCCACTGCCCTGTGACCTGTAGGAATTAAAAACCATATCAAGAAAGTCACCaggcttttcctctttctcctctctttctttccttcatgaaCAATTTAGTCCAAAAGCCACTGGGGAGGAGCTCTACAAGATGGTATCTGCAGTTTAGGGTAGGATACCACAGTGGCCCAGAGTGCTGTGCTGGAGCCAcagcaggtgggtgggggacagaggtgaCCTAGCACAGGGTATTGGAACCCAAGTTGGGTAAGGAAAATAGGAGACTGGTTACACAAGGCAAGGAGAGGATTGCTCAAACAATAAATACATCAAGGGTATTTGAACCAGGTATCTTGTCAACAAGGAGGTTACAAATATGGGGAGAATATGAGCCCTGTGGTATTAGATTAGAGTTAAAGGTATCAGGGTGAGCTCATGGTTTTcaagatagataggtaggtaggtaggtggatagacagacaggcagacagacagacagaatgtgtaTATATTCTCTAATTCTGTTCTTTGAGAGTGCCTGGGAACAGGGACAAACAATCTAATAACAATGAGCACACCAATCACCCagattttgatttctaaattccATTCTCCACTAACAGGAATTAGTGCTATTTGAAGAAATGGCTCATTTCAGGGTTAGGAAAGTATCAGATGACACTGGAACATATTGTGGTGTCAGAAAGTGAGGACATGTCCATAGGATAATGAGACCATGTTAACTTGAAAGGGTTCCATAAGCTATATCTACACAAattaagaataaacctaacaGAAATGGATTATAACCCACTGAATATAATAGGAACCCACAAGACCACACTTACATAAATAGATACATGAATAGATTTAAAGTTTGATGAGAAGTAGGATAAAGATTACATAGTACCAAACTAACTGTacagaatatttattaatatttatttattattttaaaaaatcttaatgtttatttattcttgagagagagagagagagagagagagagagagagagagaaagcacaaagcagggaggggcagagagagagggagacacagaatccaaagcaggctccgggatctgagctgtcagcacagagcccaatgcagggcttgaacccacaaaccatgacatcacgacctgagccaaagtcagacacttaaccgactgagccactcaggcgtcccatgtttgtttgtttgtttgtttattgaaagagagacagaggacaagcaggggaggggcagagagagaaggagacacagaatctgaagcaggctccaggctccgagccgtcagcacagagcccgacacggggcttgaactcatgaaccatgagatcatgacctgagctgaagtcgaacacttaactgactgagtcacccagaggccccagaatatttattaattacaaaggacAAAGTAATTTTACTCTAGAACCTTATAAGACACTCCCTCAATCAAGTGATCCAAGTTgatattatatgaaaaaaaaagtcaacatctGTCCCTGATtggacacagtgagaagaaaTAACATCATTTTTGTGGTAGTCCTACCAAAGATGCATAACCTACATGTACTCATGTGAAAGCACAGACAAATCCAAAATGAGGCATATTCTATAAAATTGGGGATGACGGAGATCATGTTGGCAATTTATTCTCAAATGGTTCATAATAAGAGATATTTGTACTGTACTTGGGAACTTAAGGTTGAGactgtttcaaaatttaaaaattaataatcaaaagGGTTACCTTGAGTCACTGTAGATTTGACGGAAGCCAAGTGTCAAGATGGGAATAAGATCTGGATAAACCAAGTCAAACGCCAACAATTATATGTTAGGGTAATGCTTTTTAGATAGTCTCCAGTGAAAGAAGTTACCCCTCAGTCCATTATGAACCAATACTCTAAAAAAAGCACAAAACTCCACACTTGGATTTGAGGACAATACCAAATTACGACAAGAATTTTCAAAAGCTTGCTCTCAATGTCTGTACTTATTCTCGGCATGGACCGGTAACGAACAGTCCGTGGACTAGCCCAGATCACGTTTTGAGTAGCACTTCGCTGCAGCAGGACGTGCAGATCTCTGATTGCCATCATATCCAAATGGGAAACAAAAACTACTGGTCACACTGTTGTCCATAATGGTAGCAACATTATCACCATACTTAACACCAGCCATTTACACAAAGTATACAAAGGGACTGCCCAGGCAATGGGAGGGGACTAAAGACCTGCCTTTACAAAGAGTCAATTTCTCCAAATGTGTCATAGGATAAGAATGAATGAGACCACCCCTGATTCCAAAGAAATGGCACCATGATGACTAAAAGGAAGACCAATCCAATCATACAGAAGAGGGACAAAAACATCTATGGTCGATCCGCAACCCTGGGTCATGACTGCCATTGCTAGGAAAGAACCTGGCACTCAGATGGCGTTAGTAGAGCACGTCCTCCAAATCAGATGGGTTTGATTTAACTGCAGATGCTAAGGGTCAAGCTACTGACTCCAACACAGTCCACACATGGGCTCACTCTGAcacactgcccctccctcagccaGAGGCAGCCCTttcaaacaaaagagaacaatTCTCTACTAAACCAAACCCAGAACAGAACGATGGGAAAGGAGCCATTGCATCCTCTGGGAAATGGCACACCGTCCAGGCCCAGGGTTCTTCTGACTCCAGTTGCATGTCCCTGGATACAAAAACCCGTGTGTCAGTGCCCCCGACACTAATTCTAGCCACACCCAGAGGAGGCTTCACAAAGAAACACATAAGCTGGAATCAACCGATTCCCACGGCGTCTGTCTCTGGTGCGCACTTCACTTACCTGGAGCGGTTTTGTAGCATGACGTTCGGGAGGGCAGCGATTGGGCGTTCTTTGCCCTGGGGCTCTGGGTATTCTGCAAGACttgcctctgcctcttcagttcctcttccctttcttgagCTGCTCGGATCTCTTCTTCGATCATGGACAAAGTCCGCTGCTTCCTTGACCTCAGCTTGAAGGGCCCAACCATCACATCGGACTCTTGAGTGGCCAGGAGCGAGGCTGTGCTCCTCAGCTCAGCTGCCTCTGAGTACTTGCTGAAATAGCTCCCTTCCGGTCTGGTCTCCTCCATGTTTATTGGGCCACTGGGCTGTACGGCTGGCAGTGGCTGGGAGGGCCCCCTTTCCCTGAGTGCCTGGTCTTCAGCAGGCAGAATCTTTGGTAATACCTCCCTCTTCTCTTGAACAGGAGAAGACACCTGAGGCGGCTCAAACATGCTCTGAGGCTTCTCTGAACTGGGAGCCCCAGTGCCAGCTTCCTCTAGAGTTGTTCCAGGTCCCTGCTGTTCTGTCCCACCCTTGCTGGTTTCGGACACAGCTCTATCCACTTGCTCGGCTATGGCTTGTTGAATGGCATTCTGCACCAGGAGACCAGCCTGATACTCCAAGGGGTCATCAACCGATGGAGAGTCTCCCAGTGTGGATGAAGGGGAATAGAAACCGTGATCGCTAAAGGACTTGGAGACGCCTTCTCCTCGGCCCTCTGAAGGGTTGTCAGTTTGTGGAGTCTGGGGCAGAGAAAAATCAGCCAGTGAATTCTCCTGGAGGGCATTGGTTGTCTCATTGGAGGCCCCGCTGTCACTGATGTTGTCCATGCTAAAATCGTTGGACAGGGTCTCCAGGACAGTGGTATCCTGGGACCTCACTGACAATTCATCCAAACCAGAGTCAAGCTCCTCTTGGGTCAAAGAGACATTGACTGACCTTGAAAACTGATCCAAGATCCCAGGGTCGTCATCCTTGACCACAGTGAGGACGGCCCGGGCACTGGTAAACTCCCCATCCTCTGCCCACAGTTTGGATAAGGGCCCACGTTTGGAAGGCTCACTGTAGGGCCCTTCTCTCCCCTGAGGAGCTGTGCTGCCCTGGCTTCCCCCCGCAGGCTGACTCTCCAGGGCACAGCTGGCTTTCTGCTGCCCCTTGGCTGCTGATGCACCACTGTCTTCTGGAAGGCCCCCGACGGAAGCTGGTCTCGAGATGGTCAGTGGCTTGTCTGAGTTGATTGACCCCAGAGGCCTATAAAAGGGCTTGATAGAGAAGAGCCTAGGTGTACTCTGGCCCTTGGCCACTGTTTGCCTGGAACTCTCCATGAGCTGGAACTGTTTGCGAGCAGCAGAGAAGTCTATCTGCTCGGTGACGATGTCCTCCTTTACGTTTTCTGCCGCGCTGGCCTGGTCACGGGAGGCCGCAGGGGCCGCgcagagctgggctgggggcGGCTGCTGCTGTTGCATGAGCAGCTGTTCCTGCTGCGCCCTCCTCTCCTTGCGCTCCTTGTACTTTTTGTGCGACTCCAGATGTTCCTCGTCCAGCTGCTCCTCGATGGTTTTTTCCTGGGGAGGATTCCACCATTTTGCCGCGATGCCAGGATTCTTTTTCACGGCCTGGCTCCGGATGagttctctcctttccttttccagctcCAGCATCTCTTCCGAAGGCCTCACTTTTCTGACACAGAATTGCTCCTTCTCATTCTCGTCGTCCTCAAAGAGCTTGGAGGGCTTCTTGTCCTCATGGAAGGCACGCAGCTCAAACTTGGCCTCCTTCTTCAGTGTGGTGAGCGTGAGCTCCCCGTCACGGCCCGAGCACCGCGAGCTGGTGGAGGAGCTGGGGCTCGCGGGTGCCTGGAGGCCGTCCCCCCGCAGATCTTGGGGCTGGTCAGGCGAGTGGCCGTTGGCTTTTCCACCCTCTGCCATGGCGTCAGAGTTGCTTGTGCTGAACTCGATGTGAGGAGGGGCCTGTCTGCCCACTGCCCTCTCCGTGAGTTCTGGCTGGATGGCTGTGTGGGCAGGTGGGCTTCGACTGCTCGCCACGACGactgctccaggctctggggacGACGTGCCGTTGTAAGTTCCGTCCACAGCAGAATCGCAGCAGCTGGCCTCCAGCACCTCGTCTAGATAGCGGATCTCTCTGGCCACATCATTATCCAGAGATTCATGGTGATCAGCGAGGAGGCCATTGTGGGGGGGTGAGTAGAAAGGGGAGGGGTGGTCCATGGAAGGCGGGGTAGAGGTGATTCCAGGAACACTTTTACATTCTGCAACAGAGACTTC
This DNA window, taken from Acinonyx jubatus isolate Ajub_Pintada_27869175 chromosome D4, VMU_Ajub_asm_v1.0, whole genome shotgun sequence, encodes the following:
- the PALM2AKAP2 gene encoding A-kinase anchor protein 2 isoform X4 — its product is MEMAEAELHKERLQAIAEKRKRQTEIEGKRQELDEQILLLQHSKSKVLREKWLLQGIPAGTAEEEEARRRQSEEDEFRVKQLEDNIQRLEQEIQALESEESQISAKEQIILEKLKETEKSFKDFQKSFSNADGDAVNYISSQLPDLPILCSRTAEPSPGQDGTSRAAAVYAMEINVEKDKQTGETKILSTSTIGPEGVHQRGVKVYDDGTKVVYEVHSGGTVVENGVHRLSSKDVEELIQKAGQSSFRGGHVSERTVIADGSLSHPKEHMLCKEAKLEMVHKSRKDHSSGTPGQQAPAPSMEGPEANLDQPVTMIFMGYQNIEDEEETKKVLGYDETIKAELVLIDEDDEKSLREKTVTDVSTIDGNAAELVSGRPISDTTEPSSPEGKEESLATEPAPGVGWESVLLKGDEAASDATETSSADMTIKKPPQLSEDDVRLKNERDNCSVSPLEPATSSLPPDHKNMEIEVSVAECKSVPGITSTPPSMDHPSPFYSPPHNGLLADHHESLDNDVAREIRYLDEVLEASCCDSAVDGTYNGTSSPEPGAVVVASSRSPPAHTAIQPELTERAVGRQAPPHIEFSTSNSDAMAEGGKANGHSPDQPQDLRGDGLQAPASPSSSTSSRCSGRDGELTLTTLKKEAKFELRAFHEDKKPSKLFEDDENEKEQFCVRKVRPSEEMLELEKERRELIRSQAVKKNPGIAAKWWNPPQEKTIEEQLDEEHLESHKKYKERKERRAQQEQLLMQQQQPPPAQLCAAPAASRDQASAAENVKEDIVTEQIDFSAARKQFQLMESSRQTVAKGQSTPRLFSIKPFYRPLGSINSDKPLTISRPASVGGLPEDSGASAAKGQQKASCALESQPAGGSQGSTAPQGREGPYSEPSKRGPLSKLWAEDGEFTSARAVLTVVKDDDPGILDQFSRSVNVSLTQEELDSGLDELSVRSQDTTVLETLSNDFSMDNISDSGASNETTNALQENSLADFSLPQTPQTDNPSEGRGEGVSKSFSDHGFYSPSSTLGDSPSVDDPLEYQAGLLVQNAIQQAIAEQVDRAVSETSKGGTEQQGPGTTLEEAGTGAPSSEKPQSMFEPPQVSSPVQEKREVLPKILPAEDQALRERGPSQPLPAVQPSGPINMEETRPEGSYFSKYSEAAELRSTASLLATQESDVMVGPFKLRSRKQRTLSMIEEEIRAAQEREEELKRQRQVLQNTQSPRAKNAQSLPSRTSCYKTAPDLIPILTLGFRQIYSDSR
- the PALM2AKAP2 gene encoding A-kinase anchor protein 2 isoform X8, translating into MEMAEAELHKERLQAIAEKRKRQTEIEGKRQELDEQILLLQHSKSKVLREKWLLQGIPAGTAEEEEARRRQSEEDEFRVKQLEDNIQRLEQEIQALESEESQISAKEQIILEKLKETEKSFKDFQKSFSNADGDAVNYISSQLPDLPILCSRTAEPSPGQDGTSRAAGVGWESVLLKGDEAASDATETSSADMTIKKPPQLSEDDVRLKNERDNCSVSPLEPATSSLPPDHKNMEIEVSVAECKSVPGITSTPPSMDHPSPFYSPPHNGLLADHHESLDNDVAREIRYLDEVLEASCCDSAVDGTYNGTSSPEPGAVVVASSRSPPAHTAIQPELTERAVGRQAPPHIEFSTSNSDAMAEGGKANGHSPDQPQDLRGDGLQAPASPSSSTSSRCSGRDGELTLTTLKKEAKFELRAFHEDKKPSKLFEDDENEKEQFCVRKVRPSEEMLELEKERRELIRSQAVKKNPGIAAKWWNPPQEKTIEEQLDEEHLESHKKYKERKERRAQQEQLLMQQQQPPPAQLCAAPAASRDQASAAENVKEDIVTEQIDFSAARKQFQLMESSRQTVAKGQSTPRLFSIKPFYRPLGSINSDKPLTISRPASVGGLPEDSGASAAKGQQKASCALESQPAGGSQGSTAPQGREGPYSEPSKRGPLSKLWAEDGEFTSARAVLTVVKDDDPGILDQFSRSVNVSLTQEELDSGLDELSVRSQDTTVLETLSNDFSMDNISDSGASNETTNALQENSLADFSLPQTPQTDNPSEGRGEGVSKSFSDHGFYSPSSTLGDSPSVDDPLEYQAGLLVQNAIQQAIAEQVDRAVSETSKGGTEQQGPGTTLEEAGTGAPSSEKPQSMFEPPQVSSPVQEKREVLPKILPAEDQALRERGPSQPLPAVQPSGPINMEETRPEGSYFSKYSEAAELRSTASLLATQESDVMVGPFKLRSRKQRTLSMIEEEIRAAQEREEELKRQRQVLQNTQSPRAKNAQSLPSRTSCYKTAPGKIEKVKPPPSPSPEGPSSQPDLAPEEAAGSQRPKNLMQTLMEDYETHKSKRRERMDDSSVLEATRVNRRKSALALRWEAGIYANQEEEDDE
- the PALM2AKAP2 gene encoding A-kinase anchor protein 2 isoform X7, coding for MEMAEAELHKERLQAIAEKRKRQTEIEGKRQELDEQILLLQHSKSKVLREKWLLQGIPAGTAEEEEARRRQSEEDEFRVKQLEDNIQRLEQEIQALESEESQISAKEQIILEKLKETEKSFKDFQKSFSNADGDAVNYISSQLPDLPILCSRTAEPSPGQDGTSRAAGVGWESVLLKGDEAASDATETSSADMTIKKPPQLSEDDVRLKNERDNCSVSPLEPATSSLPPDHKNMEIEVSVAECKSVPGITSTPPSMDHPSPFYSPPHNGLLADHHESLDNDVAREIRYLDEVLEASCCDSAVDGTYNGTSSPEPGAVVVASSRSPPAHTAIQPELTERAVGRQAPPHIEFSTSNSDAMAEGGKANGHSPDQPQDLRGDGLQAPASPSSSTSSRCSGRDGELTLTTLKKEAKFELRAFHEDKKPSKLFEDDENEKEQFCVRKVRPSEEMLELEKERRELIRSQAVKKNPGIAAKWWNPPQEKTIEEQLDEEHLESHKKYKERKERRAQQEQLLMQQQQPPPAQLCAAPAASRDQASAAENVKEDIVTEQIDFSAARKQFQLMESSRQTVAKGQSTPRLFSIKPFYRPLGSINSDKPLTISRPASVGGLPEDSGASAAKGQQKASCALESQPAGGSQGSTAPQGREGPYSEPSKRGPLSKLWAEDGEFTSARAVLTVVKDDDPGILDQFSRSVNVSLTQEELDSGLDELSVRSQDTTVLETLSNDFSMDNISDSGASNETTNALQENSLADFSLPQTPQTDNPSEGRGEGVSKSFSDHGFYSPSSTLGDSPSVDDPLEYQAGLLVQNAIQQAIAEQVDRAVSETSKGGTEQQGPGTTLEEAGTGAPSSEKPQSMFEPPQVSSPVQEKREVLPKILPAEDQALRERGPSQPLPAVQPSGPINMEETRPEGSYFSKYSEAAELRSTASLLATQESDVMVGPFKLRSRKQRTLSMIEEEIRAAQEREEELKRQRQVLQNTQSPRAKNAQSLPSRTSCYKTAPGKIEKVKPPPSPSPEGPSSQPDLAPEEAAGSQRPKNLMQTLMEDYETHKSKRRERMDDSSYTSKLLSCKVTSEVLEATRVNRRKSALALRWEAGIYANQEEEDDE